One part of the Microtus ochrogaster isolate Prairie Vole_2 chromosome 18, MicOch1.0, whole genome shotgun sequence genome encodes these proteins:
- the Ube2d2 gene encoding ubiquitin-conjugating enzyme E2 D2, with protein sequence MALKRIHKELNDLARDPPAQCSAGPVGDDMFHWQATIMGPNDSPYQGGVFFLTIHFPTDYPFKPPKVAFTTRIYHPNINSNGSICLDILRSQWSPALTISKVLLSICSLLCDPNPDDPLVPEIARIYKTDREKYNRIAREWTQKYAM encoded by the exons GAATTGAATGACCTGGCCCGAGATCCTCCAGCACAGTGTTCAGCAGGTCCTGTTGGAGATGATA tgtttcatTGGCAAGCTACAATAATGGGGCCA AATGACAGCCCCTATCAGGGTGGAGTGTTTTTCTTGACAATTCATTTTCCAACAGATTACCCCTTCAAACCACCTAAG gttgCATTTACAACAAGAATTTATCATCCAAATATTAACAGTAATGGCAGCATTTGTCTTGATATTCTACGATCACAGTGGTCTCCAGCACTAACTATTTCAAAAG TACTTTTGTCCATCTGTTCTCTGTTGTGTGATCCCAATCCAGATGATCCTTTAGTGCCTGAGATTGCTCGGATCTACAAAACAGATAGAGAAAA gtacaaCAGAATAGCTCGGGAATGGACTCAGAAGTATGCGAtgtaa